A stretch of Malus sylvestris chromosome 11, drMalSylv7.2, whole genome shotgun sequence DNA encodes these proteins:
- the LOC126591561 gene encoding dof zinc finger protein DOF2.1-like, with amino-acid sequence MDPASGQQQQHQEMSAQSLDMLVCSKSQQQQQDRKPRPQPEQALKCPRCDSTNTKFCYYNNYSLSQPRYFCKSCRRYWTKGGTLRNVPVGGGCRKNKRSSSAKRAQDQPLTPNSNPLPALGYDSNDLTLAFARLQRQQSCGGQLGFDDHDHISLLGNPTNAPDHNILGNPNSAPRFLDALRTGFLETHNGNFQNVYNYGYGNGNGNLGEVEDCGGGMGIHHPFEEGTTNSTTTAVTVTTMKQELFNAQSESSNRVLWGFPWQMNGGDHHSNMVGNSNHEYDSGRESWNGIASSWQHGLLHTTPLV; translated from the exons aTGGATCCGGCAAgtggacaacaacaacaacaccaG GAAATGTCAGCTCAATCACTGGACATGCTGGTCTGCTCAAAATCCCAACAGCAGCAGCAAGACAGGAAGCCAAGGCCTCAGCCAGAACAAGCCCTAAAGTGTCCAAGATGTGACTCCACAAACACAAAGTTCTGTTACTACAACAACTACAGCCTCTCTCAGCCCAGGTACTTCTGCAAGTCCTGCAGAAGGTATTGGACCAAAGGTGGCACCCTCAGGAATGTTCCTGTGGGTGGAGGCTGCAGGAAGAACAAGAGATCATCGTCGGCGAAACGAGCTCAGGACCAACCGCTCACACCCAATTCCAACCCACTCCCAGCCCTAGGTTATGACTCAAATGACCTCACCCTTGCATTTGCTAGACTCCAAAGGCAGCAGTCATGTGGTGGGCAGTTAGGGTTTGATGACCATGACCACATTTCTCTCTTGGGAAATCCCACAAATGCCCCTGATCATAACATTCTTGGAAACCCTAATTCAGCTCCTAGGTTTCTTGATGCACTGAGGACTGGGTTTCTTGAGACCCACAATGGTAATTTCCAGAACGTGTATAACTATGGGTATGGGAATGGGAATGGGAATTTGGGTGAGGTGGAAGATTGTGGTGGCGGAATGGGAATCCACCACCCATTTGAAGAAGGCACCACCAACTCAACCACCACAGCAGTGACAGTTACAACAATGAAGCAAGAACTGTTCAATGCCCAAAGTGAGAGCAGCAACAGAGTTCTGTGGGGGTTTCCATGGCAGATGAACGGTGGAGATCATCATTCAAACATGGTGGGGAATAGTAATCACGAGTATGATTCAGGAAGAGAGAGCTGGAATGGGATTGCTTCATCTTGGCAGCATGGACTTCTGCACACTACTCCCCTCGTGTAA
- the LOC126591352 gene encoding 40S ribosomal protein S23 isoform X1, giving the protein MGKTRGMGAARKLKTHRRNQRWADKSYKKSHLGNEWKKPFSGSSHAKGIVLEKIGIEAKQPNSAIRKCARVQLIKNGKKIAAFVPNDGCLNYIEENDEVLIAGFGRKGHAVGDIPGVRFKVVKVSGVSLLALFKEKKEKPRS; this is encoded by the exons ATGGG GAAGACACGTGGAATGGGAGCAGCTCGCAAGCTGAAGACCCACCGTAGGAACCAAAGGTGGGCTGACAAGTCCTACAAGAAGTCCCATCTTGGAAATGAGTGGAAGAAACCCTTTTCTGGATCTTCCCACGCAAAAGGCATCGTTCTTGAGAAAAT TGGTATTGAAGCTAAGCAGCCTAACTCTGCCATTAGAAAGTGTGCTCGAGTTCAGCTTATTAAGAACGGAAAGAAGATTGCTGCCTTTGTGCCAAATGATGGTTGCTTGAACTACATTGAAGAGAAT GACGAGGTTCTTATTGCTGGATTTGGTCGTAAGGGTCATGCTGTTGGTGATATTCCCGGAGTTAGGTTCAAGGTCGTCAAGGTTTCAGGTGTGTCACTTCTTGCCCTCttcaaggagaagaaggagaagccaAGATCTTAA
- the LOC126591352 gene encoding 40S ribosomal protein S23 isoform X2: MGKTRGMGAARKLKTHRRNQRWADKSYKKSHLGNEWKKPFSGSSHAKGIVLEKIGIEAKQPNSAIRKCARVQLIKNGKKIAAFVPNDGCLNYIEENDEVLIAGFGRKGHAVGDIPGVRFKVVKVSGVSLLALFKEKKEKPRS; encoded by the exons GAAGACACGTGGAATGGGAGCAGCTCGCAAGCTGAAGACCCACCGTAGGAACCAAAGGTGGGCTGACAAGTCCTACAAGAAGTCCCATCTTGGAAATGAGTGGAAGAAACCCTTTTCTGGATCTTCCCACGCAAAAGGCATCGTTCTTGAGAAAAT TGGTATTGAAGCTAAGCAGCCTAACTCTGCCATTAGAAAGTGTGCTCGAGTTCAGCTTATTAAGAACGGAAAGAAGATTGCTGCCTTTGTGCCAAATGATGGTTGCTTGAACTACATTGAAGAGAAT GACGAGGTTCTTATTGCTGGATTTGGTCGTAAGGGTCATGCTGTTGGTGATATTCCCGGAGTTAGGTTCAAGGTCGTCAAGGTTTCAGGTGTGTCACTTCTTGCCCTCttcaaggagaagaaggagaagccaAGATCTTAA